The genomic stretch TCTACGTCGTTATCAGCCATCACGCCGTCAAAGGGCGAGTTACGCAGTTCTTCCACCACGGAGTGCACCCACTGCCAGCGGTAGTCGGCACTCCACACCGCCATCTGGTAGTGCTGCCAGTACCCCGACCACTCAATCAGAGAGCCGTCTAGGCGGCGGGCGAACAAATCCTTACCGGTTGTGTTCAGAAGATCCTGCGCATATTTATAAGAGACACCCGAAGAGTAAATGGGGCCTGGTTCATAGGCGCGACTGGAAGAAAGGCACTTATAGGCGAGCACCACCATATTAGGTGACTGCTCTTTGAGGTAGCGTGCCGCATCCAGCTCCCAGGGCTGCAGAATAGCTACCGCGTAGTTCTGCGCCGCAAAGGCCAGCTGCTCTTCCGATATAGGGTCGCCGCCGTATCGAATCCAGGCACCAAATTTTCCCGGAGTGCCGGCTCGTAGAGAATTATCGCTCATTCTTCAATCTGCTCCGTAACTCGCTGAGGTATTTTACCTAGCTTACGGTATATCTGGTCATAACGGTCCATAACCAGGCGAAGTTGGAAGAACTTTACAACTCGGTTGTAAGCGTTAACACAGTACCGCTCATAGATGCTGGGTTCCTCCATCATGGTGCGAAGCGCCTGCGTGAAGCCTTCAACATCGCCCGGAATGGTTAGAATACCGCAGTTACCTATTTCACTGCCATCCGAGGTGACCAGCACATCATCGATCAGCTGCGACATACCGCCCACGTCGGTACTCACCAGCGGAATGGATGCTGCCATCGCTTCCAGCGCCACAATGGGCTGACCTTCGTTGTAGCTGGGCATGAGCAGAACATCGAAGCGGTCCAGCATTTCGCGCACCTTCACGGTGCCGTGGAAGGTAATGAAGTCGCCCATATTGAGCTCTTCGATCGTGCGCACGCACAGCTCATAGTATTCGGGCATGTGGTTCTTCGGCCCGAGCACATCCAGGTGGAAGTTGTCGAGCCCGGCATCACGCAGCAGCGCAAGCGACTTCACAAGGTCTGTGAGCCCCTTAATGGGCACCACACGCGCAATAAACACGAAACGCCACATGTGACCGCGCCCCTCCGCCAGGATGCGCGCCCGAGCAGTCTGGCGCCCCACATACGCCGGGTACACGCTCTCGATAAGCATACCGTTCGGCAGCACGACCGCGCGGTCTTCTTCACCCTCGTTGTACTGGTCGATGGGCGCACCAATACCGCGTGCCTCTTCAATCGCCTTGGGGTACAGATAGGTCACCATATCGGCGCTGGGGTAGCAGAAACGTCCCATTTCCAGGAACCAGACGCACCACGCAGTCTCTTCGAGCGTGACGGGACCCAGCTCGGGTTTATCGCGCGGCTCCTTCAGGAAGGCGTAATCCGTGGTGACGGGCTTGGCCATATTGCGTTCCAGCTTGGTATTGATAGTATCGCGCACATACAGGTTGTGTTCGGTCAACAGGAAGCTGGTGCCGTAATCGCGCGCACCCGCAGCGCCCAAAAGTGAGGCGTAGCCGGTGGTATGGGCGTGGTACACGCGGGCATAGGGCAGGCGCTCATGCAGCAGGGCGTACACGATAGAGACGAAGTTACGGATCTCCCAGAAGAGTTCGCCGAACGGAATCTGCGCGAGGAAGCCCCAGTTACCGACTGCCTCCATAAACTCGCGGGTGCCGGTGAGAGCGAAGAGTGAGTAGGTGCGGGTGCGGGGGTTAATTCCTTCATCGTAGAACGACCAGAGCGGGTTTACATCGCCGTGAATAAGAGCATCGAAAGCGCTCATAAGTCTCGCCACCAGTTTCTTGCGTTGGCGACGATTCATCTTGAGGTTTTTCGGATTACATTCTTGGGCGAATTCTTCCTTATGCTCCTCTAGGCTCAGGTAGATCACCTTCACCCATTTGACGTTTTCGGGCATACCGTACAGGTCTTTAAGTTCCTGTTTACTATCCCAGGAAATATGAATAATTCCGAAGCTGATGCTCGGGTTTTCCACGATAATATCGTGAACCACTGCGGAAACCCCGCCCTTAAGGTAGGGGTAGGTCGATTCCATCACCAGCGCAACATCGACCTCAGGATAATCAGGGTCGGGTGTTCGGGGTCCCGGCGCGGGCAATTGCAGCGGGGCATAGTGGTTACGCATTGCGGTGTTTATCAATGTATATGACCTCTCATCTACCAGGCTAGGGCACGACGCCAGAAGAGTGAGTATTCGGGATTAGCCCAGGCACGACGGTAGAGTATCCACGTGACGAGGGCGAGAATTGCTTCGCCGATAATGATGGGCAGATAACCGCCATCGTTCGGGATGATTGAAAAGGCGACAGTGACGATCAGCAGGTGTACCGCACCGATAATGTGCACAGTCTTAAACATGGTCATGTATTCCAGCTGATAGATGAAGAGCGCCATAGCCAGGAACAACCATGCCACCGTCAGTCCCGCATAGGCGAGCGGGAAGGTGTTCGGTACGAAGATATACATCAGAATGCCCGTAATGACCGAGCAGATAACTGAGACAATCAACGTGTTGCGCACGGAGGCGTGAGAAATACGCACTACAGCGTGCGCCTCCGGCTCAATTTCATTGAAGGGAAGTTTATTGAAGAGGGTCCACAGACGCTGAATAGAGCCGTTCACGCGGTTAGACTCAACCACGAAGAAGTAGTTGTAGGCGATCACGCAGGGAACCAGGCTCATGTAGATGGCGATAACGTCGATCTTGCCGTTCGTCACCAAGAAGAGCACGTATTTATCAGCCCAGAGGATAGAACCGGTCAGCAGGCCGCGAATGACATCGCGGTAGGCGGCGCCTAGGGGAAGGCGGCTGAAATGGAACAACTGCTTAATTTCACGCCCGATACCGCTGAACAGAATGGCCGACCCCACCAGCGGCGGCAGGAACCACACGGTCGGCAAAGTCAGCAGAACAATCGTGTAGCCTACCCATGCAAAGAACCATAGCGGACGGTTTTTTGCCACGTTCGGCACAATAAGAAG from Rothia dentocariosa ATCC 17931 encodes the following:
- the pelF gene encoding GT4 family glycosyltransferase PelF; the protein is MRNHYAPLQLPAPGPRTPDPDYPEVDVALVMESTYPYLKGGVSAVVHDIIVENPSISFGIIHISWDSKQELKDLYGMPENVKWVKVIYLSLEEHKEEFAQECNPKNLKMNRRQRKKLVARLMSAFDALIHGDVNPLWSFYDEGINPRTRTYSLFALTGTREFMEAVGNWGFLAQIPFGELFWEIRNFVSIVYALLHERLPYARVYHAHTTGYASLLGAAGARDYGTSFLLTEHNLYVRDTINTKLERNMAKPVTTDYAFLKEPRDKPELGPVTLEETAWCVWFLEMGRFCYPSADMVTYLYPKAIEEARGIGAPIDQYNEGEEDRAVVLPNGMLIESVYPAYVGRQTARARILAEGRGHMWRFVFIARVVPIKGLTDLVKSLALLRDAGLDNFHLDVLGPKNHMPEYYELCVRTIEELNMGDFITFHGTVKVREMLDRFDVLLMPSYNEGQPIVALEAMAASIPLVSTDVGGMSQLIDDVLVTSDGSEIGNCGILTIPGDVEGFTQALRTMMEEPSIYERYCVNAYNRVVKFFQLRLVMDRYDQIYRKLGKIPQRVTEQIEE